A stretch of Cynocephalus volans isolate mCynVol1 chromosome 9, mCynVol1.pri, whole genome shotgun sequence DNA encodes these proteins:
- the HGFAC gene encoding hepatocyte growth factor activator — MGHWAWVPSPCPLPGLSLLLLLLLLVPCGAHPQAGRNLMEPPDPNATVTAGIPRIPVTSVTPETPATSVPEAEAVGPRGGGLLPPRRAAPSSSGPGDQVLTEDGQACRFPFRHGGRMLHACTSEGSAHKKWCATTHNYDRDRAWGYCMEAASPPQGPAALDPCASGPCLNGGSCSNTQGPASYHCTCPVAFTGKDCGTEKCFDETRYEYLEAGDRWAHVRQGHVEQCDCVRGQAQCKDTRHTACLSSPCLNGGTCHLIVATGTTVCACPPGYVGRLCNIVPAERCFLGNGTGYRGVASTSASGLSCLAWNSDLLYQELHVDSVGAAALLGLGPHAYCRNPDKDERPWCYVVKDSALSWEYCRLAACESLTRVQPLAPEVLATLPEPTPAGRPTCGKRHKKRTFLRPRIVGGSSSLPGSHPWLAAIYIGHSFCAGSLVHTCWVLSAAHCFSHSPPRESVSVVLGQHFFNRTTDVTQTFGIEKYIPYPLYSVFNPSDHDLVLIRLKKKGDRCAVRSQFVQPICLPEPSSPFPAGHKCQIAGWGHMGENMSDYSSSLREALVPLVADHKCSSPEVYGADISPNMLCAGYFDCKSDACQGDSGGPLACEKNGVAYLYGIISWGDGCGRLNKPGVYTRVANYVDWINDRIRPSRRPAAPS, encoded by the exons ATGGGGCACTGGGCCTGggtccccagcccctgccccctaCCCGGGCTGtctctgctcctgctgctgctgctgctggtgcctTGCGGGGCCCATCCCCAGGCTGGTAGG AATCTCATGGAGCCCCCAGACCCTAATGCCACGGTGACTGCTGGGATCCCCAGGATCCCTGTGACCTCTGTGACCCCTGAGACCCCAGCAACAAGTGTTCCAGAGGCAGAGGCGGTGGGACCCCGAGGTGGGGGGCTCCTGCCCCCACGCAGGGCAGCTCCTTCAAGCAGCGGCCCCGGGGACCAAG TGCTCACCGAGGACGGGCAGGCCTGCAGGTTCCCCTTCCGCCACGGTGGCCGCATGCTGCACGCCTGCACTTCGGAGGGAAGCGCCCACAAGAAGTG GTGTGCCACGACTCACAACTATGACCGGGACAGGGCCTGGGGCTACTGCATGGAGGCCGCCTCACCTCCCCAGGGCCCAG CTGCCCTTGATCCCTGTGCCTCTGGCCCCTGCCTCAATGGGGGCTCCTGCTCCAACACCCAGGGCCCCGCATCCTACCACTGCACCTGCCCCGTGGCCTTCACAGGCAAAGACTGTGGCACAG AGAAGTGCTTTGACGAGACCCGCTATGAGTACCTGGAGGCGGGCGACCGCTGGGCCCACGTGCGCCAGGGCCACGTGGAGCAGTGTGACTGTGTGAGGGGCCAGGCCCAGTGCAAAGACACCCGCCACACAG CCTGCCTGAGCAGCCCGTGCTTGAATGGGGGCACCTGCCACCTGATCGTGGCCACCGGGACCACTGTGTGTGCCTGCCCACCGGGCTACGTGGGGCGGCTCTGCAACATTG TGCCCGCTGAGCGCTGCTTCTTGGGGAATGGCACTGGGTACCGTGGCGTGGCCAGCACCTCGGCCTCGGGCCTCAGCTGCCTGGCCTGGAACTCCGACCTGCTCTACCAGGAGCTGCATGTGGACTCGGTGGGCGCCGCGGCCCTGCTTGGCCTAGGTCCCCACGCCTACTGCCG GAACCCAGACAAGGACGAGAGGCCCTGGTGCTACGTGGTGAAGGACAGTGCGCTCTCCTGGGAGTACTGCCGCCTGGCCGCCTGCG AGTCCCTCACCAGAGTCCAGCCCCTGGCCCCTGAGGTCCTGGCGACCCTGCCCGAGCCGACCCCGGCCGGACGCCCGACCTGCGGCAAGAGGCACAAGAAGAGGACCTTCCTGCGGCCGCGCATCGTCGGGGGCTCGTCCTCGCTGCCCGGCTCCCACCCCTGGCTGGCCGCCATCTACATCGGGCACAGCTTCTGCGCCGGCAGCCTGGTGCACACCTGCTGGGTGCTGTCCGCGGCCCACTGCTTCTCCCACAG TCCCCCCAGGGAAAGCGTCTCGGTGGTGCTGGGCCAGCACTTCTTCAACCGCACAACGGATGTGACCCAGACGTTTGGCATTGAGAAGTACATTCCCTACCCCCTGTACTCGGTGTTCAACCCCAGCGACCATGACCTTG TCCTGATCCGGCTGAAGAAGAAGGGGGACCGCTGTGCCGTCCGCTCCCAGTTTGTCCAGCCCATCTGCCTGCCTGAGCCCAGCAGCCCCTTCCCCGCCGGACACAAGTGCCAGATTGCGGGCTGGGGCCATATGGGCGAGA ACATGAGCGACTACTCCAGCTCCCTGCGGGAGGCGCTGGTCCCCCTCGTCGCTGACCACAAGTGCAGCAGCCCCGAGGTGTACGGTGCCGACATCAGCCCCAACATGCTCTGTGCCGGCTACTTCGACTGCAAATCCGACGCCTGCCAG GGGGACTCGGGCGGGCCCCTCGCCTGCGAGAAGAATGGTGTGGCCTACCTGTATGGCATCATCAGCTGGGGCGACGGCTGTGGACGGCTCAACAAGCCAGGTGTCTACACCCGCGTGGCCAACTATGTGGACTGGATCAATGACCGGATACGGCCTTCCAGGCGGCCTGCGGCTCCCTCCTGA